One segment of Salvia splendens isolate huo1 chromosome 20, SspV2, whole genome shotgun sequence DNA contains the following:
- the LOC121781200 gene encoding MDIS1-interacting receptor like kinase 2-like — MDVVAAMIILSISILLMSNVVAANASNSSRELEALMDFRWPYINTTAHHCRWKGITCDDDGRVAEISLQSHVGCYGDDGCHDLGCLDPLVFTSLTSIHLSSCGLYGVIPPHIGYLSNLSYLNLSHNLLQSVIPLSLANLSELRVLDISDNYGVYGRIPPDIGSLSKLTYLDLSRNHLQGELPANLTELHVLSISWNYFSGGIPPEIGSFSELTHLDLSYNRLKGELPLSLSNLTKLEILDISSNNFSSGIPPEIGSLSELTSLYLASNRLEGELPLSLSNLTKLKGIDISGNKFSGGIMPKIGSLSRLTHLILSKNLFMADLPISLPNLTKLELLDISYNIFSGAIPPEIGTLSEIIRLDLSHNRLKGELPLSLPNLTKLTELHISSNDISGPIPPELGNLQSLAVLDLGSNSITGVIPSELGNLQSLYFLDLSNNGITGSLPSTFIQLTRLQFLGLDVNRLEGVFLGGIEKLSSIKMINLSRNSIKEQIPLDLGDAPVARYLTIDLSRNNLSGRVPQSVFKLSSIDLSYNHLEGQIPLAVWRKFPIESFLGNPMLLVPNESMPEREKHRNNSVTIYAVGIVFGCVFLFSIFFGVFFLRKKAAAAAVTPDPKHGDIFKIWNFDGNMAYQDIIEATQDFDFRYCIGTGAYGSVYRTLLPTGRVVAVKKLHKFEGDNPTFHSSFRNEAKVLSQIRHRHIVKLFGFCLHQRCMFLIYDYMERGSLFSVLKDNEEAVELNWKKRVNVVKGIANALSYMHHDCSPPILHRDISSSNILLDSEFEGCLSDFGTARLLDPDSSNQTLLVGTRGYIAPELAFTMVVTEKCDVYSFGVLALEVMFGDHPGDFISSMTTMKRSMQFAQNMMVQQLMDKRLPSLDEDVRMSREVVGVVKIALKCISSDPKSRPCMKEVCQELANHPPRLTMPFRSISVLHLMHSL, encoded by the exons ATGGATGTCGTTGCTGCTATGATCATTTTGAGCATCAGCATATTGTTGATGAGCAATGTAGTTGCAGCGAATGCTTCAAACTCGAGCAGAGAATTGGAGGCGTTGATGGATTTCAGGTGGCCTTATATCAACACCACTGCTCATCACTGTCGGTGGAAAGGCATCACCTGTGATGATGATGGCCGCGTTGCAGAGATAAGCCTGCAGTCTCATGTAGGATGCTATGGTGATGATGGGTGTCACGATCTTGGCTGTTTGGATCCGCTTGTTTTCACATCTCTCACTAGCATTCATCTGAGCTCGTGTGGTCTCTATGGAGTTATCCCACCACACATAGGTTACCTCTCCAACCTATCTTATCTCAATTTATCACATAATCTACTCCAAAGTGTTATTCCTCTTTCATTGGCAAATCTGAGTGAGTTACGCGTTCTAGACATTTCTGATAACTATGGTGTTTATGGTCGCATTCCACCTGACATAGGAAGCTTATCCAAGCTAACTTATCTCGATTTGTCCCGTAATCACCTCCAAGGTGAGCTGCCTGCAAATTTGACTGAGTTACATGTGCTCAGCATTTCTTGGAATTACTTTTCTGGTGGCATTCCACCTGAGATAGGAAGCTTTTCAGAACTAACTCATCTCGATTTGTCCTACAATCGACTCAAGGGTGAGTTGCCTCTTTCACTTTCAAATCTCACTAAATTGGAGATACTTGACATTTCTTCTAATAACTTTTCTAGTGGCATTCCACCTGAGATAGGAAGCTTATCAGAACTAACTAGTCTCTATTTAGCTAGCAATCGACTCGAGGGTGAGTTGCCTCTTTCACTGTCGAATCTAACTAAATTGAAAGGCATTGACATTTCTGGGAATAAATTTTCCGGTGGCATTATGCCTAAGATAGGAAGCTTATCAAGATTGACTCATCTCATTTTGTCTAAGAATCTATTCATGGCTGACCTACCTATTTCACTACCAAATCTAACTAAATTGGAGCTTCTTGACATTTCTTACAACATCTTTTCTGGGGCCATTCCACCTGAGATAGGAACCTTATCAGAAATAATTCGTCTCGATTTGTCTCACAATCGACTCAAGGGTGAGTTGCCTCTTTCACTTCCAAATCTCACTAAATTGACAGAACTCCACATTTCTTCTAATGACATTTCTGGTCCCATTCCACCTGAATTAGGAAACCTCCAATCCTTGGCTGTTCTTGACTTGGGAAGCAATAGCATCACTGGTGTCATTCCCTCTGAATTAGGAAACCTCCAATCCTTGTATTTTCTTGACTTGAGCAACAATGGCATCACTGGCTCTCTTCCTTCAACTTTCATTCAATTAACAAGATTACAATTCTTGGGATTGGATGTCAATAGGTTGGAAGGTGTTTTTCTAGGGGGGATAGAAAAACTATCTTCAATCAAAATGATCAATCTAAGTAGGAACTCAATCAAAGAACAGATACCTCTTGATCTAGGAGATGCTCCCGTTGCACGGTATCTGACTATCGACCTTTCTAGGAACAATCTTTCCGGAAGAGTCCCTCAATCTGTTTTTAAGTTGAGTAGCATCGATTTGTCGTACAATCATTTGGAGGGCCAGATTCCGCTCGCTGTCTGGCGTAAGTTTCCGATTGAATCATTCTTGGGCAATCCCATGTTACTTGTTCCAAATGAGTCCATGCCCGAAAGAGAAAAACATCGAAACAATTCAGTTACAATTTATGCTGTGGGGATAGTATTTGGCTGTGTGTTTctgttttcaattttctttgGAGTCTTTTTCTTAAGAAAgaaagcagcagcagcagcagtcaCACCTGATCCCAAACATGGAGACATATTCAAGATTTGGAATTTCGATGGCAACATGGCATATCAAGACATCATTGAAGCAACACAAGACTTTGACTTCAGATATTGCATCGGAACTGGAGCCTATGGGAGCGTCTACAGAACTCTACTGCCCACTGGAAGAGTTGTTGCTGTGAAAAAGCTTCACAAATTTGAAGGAGATAATCCTACTTTTCACTCCTCTTTTAGGAATGAAGCTAAGGTTCTCTCTCAGATTCGCCATCGACATATTGTCAAGCTTTTCGGCTTTTGTCTGCACCAGCGATGCATGTTTCTCATCTACGACTACATGGAAAGAGGAAGCCTCTTTAGCGTGTTGAAGGACAACGAAGAAGCCGTGGAGCTGAACTGGAAGAAGAGGGTAAATGTGGTGAAGGGCATTGCCAATGCCCTATCTTACATGCATCATGATTGCAGCCCTCCTATTCTACACAGAGACATATCAAGCAGCAACATACTCTTGGATTCAGAGTTTGAGGGTTGTTTATCTGATTTTGGTACTGCTAGATTGTTGGATCCAGATTCATCCAATCAGACTCTATTAGTCGGAACTCGGGGGTATATTGCACCAG AGTTGGCCTTCACAATGGTGGTTACAGAAAAATGTGATGTGTATAGCTTTGGAGTTTTGGCATTGGAGGTCATGTTTGGAGATCACCCGGGGGATTTCATTTCCTCGATGACGACGATGAAGAGATCCATGCAGTTTGCTCAAAACATGATGGTGCAACAACTCATGGACAAGAGGCTACCATCTCTAGACGAAGATGTAAGAATGTCGAGGGAAGTGGTTGGAGTGGTGAAAATAGCACTGAAATGCATTAGTTCTGATCCAAAGTCGCGGCCGTGTATGAAGGAGGTGTGTCAGGAACTCGCAAACCATCCACCACGATTGACAATGCCATTCCGCTCCATATCGGTGCTCCATCTCATGCACTCACTCTGA
- the LOC121781201 gene encoding uncharacterized protein LOC121781201 has translation MEGDRHFSHPHPLISFLDDNEVDETDNYHFCKICGLPILSAPSYTCTFAACNFFLHESCAHKIQQEFILPNLKDHILCLQVGSPNFFYQCDECYLEMHPLDAAAAAAVDGVEIKTKHKSHPPHPLVAHCRQILSRCDACGERHDGFFFSCQQCNFWIHQDCTILPTALKLLSNPWPFLLVYSIPASSRDSECVGCDDSLLHTHNAIYLCPQTLDFSHVRCGLDKIQSKTSLKLIQLPDDELDTFPNLEIRTYCQADGEEPSDEDRKLVIENFHKHPLVLVGDETEDRNYNYKRLVCDICTQTITIPSPFYRCSQQTGGCSFLAHKVCSELLPIIKFEIPTGYNSLKTQPFLDPEKWYFSSIFLCVFCCLPTNAPCYYIREDDLGLLVVDLSCMATPMIIKHSSHSQHILFRTTRLSPQASPMTCCSRRSTLHDVYKCTTCHFYIHIRCALLPKRVHFRKFDQHPLHLITTATINTGSDHDICEVCEEGIECKYWFYHCAICDYSFHVNCIPSLGHLSKVKFGGKSSLTCHSHPLTLTRMLTYGRNERCGYCHQIIPGLVDQPAFSCSQCDYWIHFSCARDSFTSSHNSTSLVFEEIDAQKWYDMFDEDED, from the exons ATGGAGGGTGATAGGCATTTCAGTCATCCTCATCCATTGATTTCCTTTCTAGATGATAATGAAGTGGATGAAACTGATAACTATCATTTTTGCAAAATTTGCGGATTGCCAATTCTATCCGCTCCCTCTTACACTTGCACCTTTGCTGCTTGTAATTTTTTTCTGCACGAGTCATGTGCGCACAAAATCCAACAAGAATTCATCCTTCCCAATCTTAAAGACCACATCCTTTGTCTCCAAGTAGGAAGTCCAAATTTCTTCTACCAATGTGATGAGTGCTATCTCGAAATGCATCCTCTggatgcagcagcagcagcagcagtggATGGTGTTGAGATCAAAACCAAACACAAGAGCCATCCACCTCACCCTCTCGTGGCTCACTGTAGACAGATTTTGTCTCGTTGCGATGCGTGTGGGGAGAGACATGATGGTTTCTTCTTCTCCTGCCAACAATGTAATTTTTGGATTCATCAAGACTGCACCATACTGCCTACTGCTCTCAAGCTCCTCTCTAATCCTTGGCCTTTCCTTCTCGTATATTCTATTCCTGCCAGTTCCCGGGACAGTGAGTGCGTTGGCTGTGACGACTCCTTGCTTCATACCCATAACGCCATCTATTTATGTCCCCAAACCTTGGACTTTTCTCATGTCAGATGTGGACTTGACAAAATTCAATCAA AAACAAGCCTAAAGTTGATCCAACTACCAGACGACGAGTTGGACACATTTCCAAATTTGGAGATCCGTACATATTGTCAAGCAGATGGGGAGGAGCCTAGTGATGAAGATAGGAAGCTCGTAATTGAGAATTTTCACAAGCATCCTTTGGTCCTAGTTGGTGATGAGACAGAGGAtcgtaattataattataaaagaCTAGTGTGTGATATATGCACACAAACCATTACTATTCCATCTCCATTTTACAGATGCTCTCAACAAACTGGCGGCTGCTCTTTCCTTGCTCATAAAGTGTGTTCAGAGCTTCTCCCCATTATCAAGTTTGAGATTCCAACTGGTTACAATTCACTAAAGACACAACCTTTTCTGGACCCGGAAAAATGGTACTTCAGTTCAATATTTCTCTGCGTTTTCTGCTGTCTTCCTACCAATGCACCTTGCTACTACATTCGTGAAGATGATTTAGGTCTCTTGGTGGTTGATCTGTCGTGCATGGCTACCCCAATGATTATAAAGCACAGCTCACACAGCCAACACATTCTCTTTCGCACCACCCGCCTATCGCCTCAGGCCTCCCCCATGACTTGTTGTTCCCGCCGCTCCACCCTTCATGATGTCTATAAGTGCACTACGTGCCATTTCTACATTCATATAAGGTGTGCCTTACTACCAAAAAGGGTTCATTTTCGTAAATTTGATCAACATCCTCTGCATTTGATCACTACCGCTACTATTAATACTGGTAGTGATCATGACATATGCGAGGTGTGTGAGGAAGGTATAGAGTGCAAGTATTGGTTCTACCACTGTGCTATATGTGACTACTCTTTCCACGTAAACTGCATTCCCTCGCTTGGCCATTTGTCCAAAGTCAAGTTCGGAGGCAAAAGTAGCTTGACTTGTCACTCTCATCCTCTCACACTTACACGGATGCTTACTTATGGAAGAAATGAGAGGTGTGGGTATTGTCACCAAATCATCCCGGGATTGGTAGATCAACCGGCTTTCTCATGTTCACAATGCGACTATTGGATTCATTTTTCTTGTGCGAGGGATTCATTCACATCCTCTCACAATTCTACATCCTTGGTTTTCGAGGAAATCGATGCACAGAAGTGGTATGATATGTTTGATGAAGACGAAGATTAA